In a single window of the Bacillota bacterium genome:
- a CDS encoding IS110 family transposase, with translation MKYTTFVGLDVHKDSIAVAVARRNDKDVEDLGVIPNSPQAIAKLVRKLGEPKSLRFCYEAGPCGYGIYRQLIAMGCSCMVVAPSLVPRKPGERVKTDRRDAKKLARLLRSGDLTPVWVPDEHQ, from the coding sequence ATGAAGTATACCACATTCGTCGGGCTGGATGTTCACAAGGATTCGATCGCTGTCGCGGTGGCGCGAAGGAATGACAAGGACGTAGAGGATCTCGGTGTGATCCCTAACTCACCTCAAGCGATAGCCAAGCTTGTGAGGAAGCTGGGCGAGCCAAAGAGTCTGAGGTTCTGCTATGAGGCTGGCCCCTGTGGGTATGGGATATACAGGCAGCTTATAGCGATGGGCTGTTCATGCATGGTAGTCGCGCCGTCACTGGTTCCGAGGAAGCCGGGCGAGCGCGTCAAGACAGACCGGAGGGATGCAAAGAAGCTCGCAAGGCTGCTACGGAGTGGAGACCTTACACCTGTGTGGGTACCCGACGAGCATCAG
- a CDS encoding UbiX family flavin prenyltransferase — translation MKERVFVVGITGASGAIYGVRVLEALRDAGVETHLIITRWAEETIRVETGRRPEEVRALACHSYDEDDLAAPVSSGSFRTSGMVIAPCSMKTLSSIANGFSHNLVSRAADVTLKEGRRLVLAVRETPLSVIHLENMLKVAQAGAVVMPPNPAFYSKPQSIDDIVDGFVARLLDVLGVEHKICRRTWGGSTCQQATGDVFHLNR, via the coding sequence ATGAAAGAAAGGGTTTTCGTCGTTGGAATAACAGGAGCGTCCGGGGCGATATACGGTGTGAGGGTGCTCGAAGCGTTGAGGGACGCAGGGGTCGAGACTCATCTCATTATCACGAGGTGGGCGGAGGAAACGATCAGAGTTGAGACGGGTCGTCGTCCTGAAGAGGTGAGGGCTCTCGCTTGTCATTCGTATGATGAGGACGACCTGGCCGCTCCTGTGTCCAGCGGATCGTTCAGGACTTCGGGCATGGTTATTGCCCCTTGCAGTATGAAAACCCTGTCAAGCATAGCCAACGGGTTTTCACACAATCTTGTTTCCAGAGCGGCGGACGTCACGTTAAAGGAGGGAAGGCGGCTGGTCCTGGCTGTTAGAGAAACCCCGCTCTCCGTCATTCACCTTGAAAACATGCTGAAAGTGGCACAGGCGGGAGCGGTCGTGATGCCGCCGAATCCTGCATTCTACTCGAAGCCGCAAAGCATAGACGATATTGTCGACGGTTTTGTTGCGAGACTCTTGGATGTGCTCGGCGTCGAGCACAAGATCTGCCGCCGTACGTGGGGAGGTAGCACGTGTCAACAAGCGACCGGAGATGTCTTCCATTTGAATCGTTGA